The following nucleotide sequence is from Gymnodinialimonas sp. 202GB13-11.
GTCGCGCCTGCTACACCATCGGCACCAAGTTCCTTTGGACGGCTGGTGGTTGGTTCGACTACCTCAACATGCGCACCAATGGCTACGACTTCCACATGGCCCTGACGGCCGGTGAAGTTGAGTGGACCGACGATCGTGTTCGCGCGACGTTCGAAAACTGGGCGACACTGATCGAAATGGGCGCGTTCATCGACGATCACCAGACCTACTCCTGGCAGGAGGCGCTGCCCTTCATGGTTAACGGCGAAGCCGCCGCATACCTGATGGGTAACTTCGCCGTGGCACCGCTGCGCGAAGCTGGCCTGACCGACGATCAGCTGGGCTTCTACCAGTTCCCGCAGATCGATCCGTCGATCGAGCCGGGCGAAGACGCACCGACCGACACGTTCCACATCGCGGCCAACGCCGAGAACGTGGAAGCGGCGGAAGCGTTCCTTCTGTTCGTGGCCTCTGCTGAGAACCAGACGCTCATCAACAACGGTGATAACCTGGGTCAGCTGCCCGTCAACGCCAACTCCGGCGTCGATGATGACGAGTTCCTGAATGCGGGCTTCGAGATGCTCTCGAACAATGCAGGCGGCGGCATCGCGCAGTTCTTCGACCGCGACGCACCGGCAGAAATGGCGCAGGTCGCCATGCAGGGCTTCCAGCAGTTCATGGTTGATCCGTCGACCCTGGACCAAGTGCTGCAGATCCTCGAGCAGGCGCGCGGCCGGATCTACTGATCCCCGTCTCCTGACCTGAGATCAGTTCGGCCCGCCACGCGCGCGGGCCGAACACTCCCCTCCC
It contains:
- a CDS encoding ABC transporter substrate-binding protein, translating into MRSIFKTSATALAAATMLSGVAYADGHGVSGPLRIFSDMSNPAPRAVMEDMVARFTAENPEVEVELVITDREAWKTQIRNVLQSGTADIVNWYAGNRMAPYVDAGLFMDISDLWEEGGLTEELASTQGSMTMDDGIWGVPYTYYQWGVYYREDIFAELGLEAPTTWEEELSNCQAIIDSGRACYTIGTKFLWTAGGWFDYLNMRTNGYDFHMALTAGEVEWTDDRVRATFENWATLIEMGAFIDDHQTYSWQEALPFMVNGEAAAYLMGNFAVAPLREAGLTDDQLGFYQFPQIDPSIEPGEDAPTDTFHIAANAENVEAAEAFLLFVASAENQTLINNGDNLGQLPVNANSGVDDDEFLNAGFEMLSNNAGGGIAQFFDRDAPAEMAQVAMQGFQQFMVDPSTLDQVLQILEQARGRIY